Within the Arthrobacter sp. UKPF54-2 genome, the region GCTGCTGGGTCTGGCCGGGCTGCCCATCTTCAGCAACGGCCGCGCCGGCCTGGGGGTGCTGGCCGGCCCCTCCGCCGGCTACATCCTGGCCTTCCCGCTCGCGGCCGCCGCCGTGGGCTGGCTCGCCGCCGTCGTGCTGCGCCGCACCACGGGTAAGGTCCGCGCACTGGCCCTGTTCGCCGCAGCTATGGCCGGGAGCATCGTCTTCGTCCACAGCCTCGGAATCCTGGGACTCATGGTCAACGCGCGGCTGGAGCTCTCCAAGGCCCTCCTCGCCGACCTGGCCTTCTACCCGGGCGACGTGATCAAGAACATCCTCGCCGTGAGCGTCGCGCTGGCCCTGCACAAGGCCTTCCCCGATCTGCTGGTGCGCCGCGCCCGCCCGGCCGGCGAGACCACAGCCCGCGCGTGAGCGTCGTCTTCGACCGCGCCGCGGTCCGGGTGGCGGTTGACGGCCGGCCGGACCCCAAGACGCTGCTGGAACCGGTGTCCCTGTCGCTGACCGAGCACCGGATCGGCGTCATCGGGGCCAACGGCTCGGGCAAATCCACGCTGCTGCGGATGGTCAACGGCCTCGTCCCGCCCAGTTCCGGCACGGTGGCGGTGCACGGAACGGACACGGTCCGCGGTGTCCGCGCCGTCCGCCGGCGGGTTGGTTTCGTCTTCACCGACCCCCTCGCGCAGCTCGTGATGCCCACCGGGCGCGAGGATGTGGAACTGTCCTTGCGCCGCTCGGTGCGGAACCCGCGTGAGCGGCGCGCGCAGGCGGAGGCGGTGCTGGACCGTTTTGGCCTGCTGCCGCTGGCGGACCAGAGTATTTACGAGCTTTCCGGCGGTGAACGCCAGCTCGTGGCGCTCGCCGCGGTGCTGGCCGTGGGCCCGGATGTCCTGGTTCTCGACGAACCGTCCACCCTGCTGGACCTGCGGAACCGGGAACTGTTGCGCCGCACCCTGGCGGGCCTGGACCAGCAGATCATCCTGTCCACCCACGACCTCGACCTTGCCCTCGACCTTGGCCGGGTGCTGGTGGTGGACGCCGGGAGGATCGTGTTCGACGGCGCCCCGGCCGCCGCCGTCGCGCACTACCGGGCGCTGTGCGCGGCGGACCCTGCCCCCGCCCCGCCGGCCGCCGGGAACTCGGCCGCCGGGGAGTCGGCACGGCCATGAGGGGGCACGGCTTCCTGCTTGCCCACTACGTGCCCGGGTCTTCCCCGGTACACCGCGCCCCGCTGTGGCTGAAGTTCCTGCTGGTGCTGGCGTGCGGGATGGCGTCGTTCCTGGTGGCCGACTGGGCCGCGGCCGCCGCGGGGCTCGGGCTGCTGTGCGGGGTGTACCTGTTCAGCGGTGCCGGAGCGGCCAGGCTGCTGCGGGCCGTCCGGCCGGTGCTCCCGGTGCTCGCCGTGATCGGGCTGTACCAGTGGTGGCAGCTCGGCGGCGCCCCGGCCGCGAGGATTGTGCTCAACGTCCTGGTCTGCGTGGTGGCTGCGTCAATCCTCACCGCCACCACACCGGTCCAGGCGCTCCTGGACGGGGTGGCCTCACTCGCCCGGCCGTTCCGCCGTCTCGGCGCCGACCCGGAACGGTTTGCGCTGACGATTGCGATCATGCTCCGCAGTATCCCCTTCATCGCCGGAGCCTACGCCGACGTCCGTGATTCCGCCCGCGCCCGCGGCCTGGACCGGAACCCCCGGGCCTTGGTGCTGCCGGTGTTCATCACCACGGTGGCGTTCGCCCGGCAGACCGGCGACGCCCTGGCCGCCCGGGGTCTGGGCGAGGCTGAAGAGCCTGACGGCCCCGAGGTGAGACTGGTCTGAGGACTCGGAGGGCTAAGGGGCTGGTGCCGGCCGACGCGCAGGTTCACCGGACATGCCCGTTGCTGCGCCCCGCCGTCGAGCATGCCCATCCCTGGTCACACGGAGTGGACATAGACGCACTTTGTCCAAGCCCTGGGCTGAAGGATGGACATGCCCGTCGGGGCTAGCTGAAGGAGCGGTACTCGAACAGCGCGGCGGTCCCCATGCCGCCGGCGATGCTGATCATGGCCAGCGCCAGCTTGCCGTCCAGGGGTTCACGGCGGGCCTGGGCCAGCAGCCGGGTGACAAGCACGGCGCCGGAGGCCCCGTAGGCGTGGCCCAGGGCGAGGGCGCCGCCGTCGAGGTTGACGCGGTGCGGGTCGATCCCGAGCTGGTCGAGGCAGGCCAGCACCTGCGCCGCGAACGCCTCGTTGAATTCGATGAGGCCAAGGTCCCCCGCCGCGACGCCGGTGGCCGCCAGCAGGCGGTCAGCCGCCACGGCCGCGCCCATCCCCAGCAGCGCCGGGTCGACGCCCGCCGTGTCCTTTCCGAGCAGCACGAGGCCGTCGCGGGCACCGAGCGCTTTCGCCCGCGCCAGGGAGGTGACCACGGCGGCGGCGGCCCCGTCGGCGTCGAAGCAGGAGTTCCCGGCGGTGACTGTCCCGCCAGGAACGAAGGCAGCCGGGAAGCGGGGAAGCACCGCGGGTGTGAGCGACCGCCGCGGGCCGTCGTCGGCGGACACCCGCCCCGACGGCCGGGGCAGAGGCACTGTCTCGGCCGCGAAGGCTCCGTCCGCGGCGGCGCCGAGCGCCCGGCGGTGGCTCCGCAGCGCGTAATCGTCCTGCCGCTGCCGGTCAATGCCGAAGCGGGCCGCGACGTTTTCGGCCGCCACCCCCATGTCCGGGTCGCCATGGCTGTCGGGCGCGAACCGGGCGCGGCTGAAGTACTGCGGCTCGCCTCCGGGACCGGGCCGGGCCCGCAGCGGGGCCGTGCTGATGCTCTCCACCCCGCCGGCGAGGAAGATGTCACCGCCGCCAACGCCGCCGCCGGAGGCAATCAGCCGGCAGGCCAGGGCGATCGCGTCAAGGCCGGAACCGCACTGCCGGTCCACGGTCAGGCCGGGAACGCTCACGGGCATCCCCGCCTCCAGGGCCGCCAGCCGGGCGACGTTGCCGCCGCCGCCCACGGCGTTGCCTATCACGACGTCTGCCACGCCGCCGGCCGCGACGCCGGTGTCGCTGAGCAGGCGGCGCAGTACCGGGGCCAGCAGCTTGTGGGCGTGCAGGAACGAGAGGGCGCCGTGGGCGCGGCAGAGCGGGGAGCGGAGCGCGGCGATAATGACGGGCTGCCGGTCCGCCGGCAGCCCGGTCCGGCGGGACCTACCCGGTGCGGAGGTCACGGGCTCCGCCTCAGTCAAGGCGCCTGACGTGCGGATCGCCGCCGGCAATCCACTCGAGCAGGAGCGGGCGGCTGATCTTTCCACGGTCCGTGACGGGCAGTTCGGCCAGCAGGTAGTACTCCAGCGGCCGCTTGTTCCGGGCCAGGAGGTTTTCGACGCCGGTCCTCAGCTGGGTGCCGGTCACGCCGCCATGGGAGGGCAGCACCGCCGCCACCACGCGCTGGCCGCGGAGCTCGTCGGCCACGCCGGCGGCGACCACGGCCGCGACCCCCGGCACGGACCCGAGGGCCAGTTCCACCTCGTGCGGGTACACGTTGGTTGCGGCGGTGAGGATCATGTCCGAGCGGCGGCCCAGCAGGTGCAGGACGCCGTCGGCGAGGTACCCCTGGTCGCCCACGGTGTACCAGCCGTTGAGGCACTGCAGCGCCTCGCCGTCGTCGCCCCAGAGGTACCCGTCGCTGACCATGCCGCTGCGGACATAGACGGTGCCGTCCGTCCCGTCCGGGACGGGGGCGCCGTCGCCGTCGAGGATGCTGAGCTCGACACCGGGGAACGGCAGCCCGATCCCGGTACCGCCCGACGCGGGGGCAGCGCCGGGTGGGAGTCCGGCGCCGGCGACGAAGCTGAGCTCGGCGGCGCCGTAGTACTCGAAGATGGTGGCGTTGGGCGCCCAGCGGCGCGCCGCCTCGACGGTGCGGGCGTCGAGCTTTGAGCCGGCGCAAATGATGCTCCGCACCCCGGAGGCGTCCACGCCGCCCGCCAACCCGCGTTCGCTGAGCAGCCGGAGCATGGTCGGGACCAGGACCAGCCGGGTGATGCCGTCGTGGCTGACCGCGGCGTGCGCGTCGCCGACGTCGAACTGTGCCAGGGTGTGGAACTCGGAGCCGGCGTACAGGCATTCGGCGAGGGCGTAAAGGTTGAGGCTGGCGGCGAGCGGGCCGGGCGCGAGCGTCCGGTCCCCCGGGCGCAGGCCGAAGAACTCCACCGAGGAGTCGAAGGACAGCTGCCACGACCGCCGGGACCGGGTGAAGGCTTTGGGGACCGCGGTGGTCCCGGAGGTAAGCCCGATCAGGAACGGTGCGTCCGGGTCACCGTCGGCGAGTTCGCCGCCCGAGTCCGGGCCGGCAGCGGCGCCGCCGGCGGGAACAGTCTCCGCGATCCGCGCGGTGAGGGCGTCCCGGAGCTGCTGCGGCCAGGCGGGGTCGAGCACGGCGCAGCGCCGGCCGCCCGCTACGGCCGCTGAGAAGGCGGCCGCGAACCGGGTGGAATTGTGTTCGGCCAGCACCGTGACGGCCGGGGTGGCCGGTACGAGTGCGGCCGCGGCGTCCCGGAGCCCGGCCCAGCTCAGGCGCTGGCCGGCCACAACGACGGCGGTGTCGTCGGGGCGCTCGTCGGCCCAGCGCTGGAGTCTGTCGAGGAAAGGCATCGGATCAACTTTACCGGGCAGGGGCCTATTGGAGGGCGGCAGGGGATATTGTGACAGCATGAGTTTCAATGACAATGTCCAGCTGGATCCCTCGCAGGTCCAGAGCCGCGGCGGCATGGGCCGGGGCACCAAGATCGGCGGCGGAATCGGCGGCGGCATTGTGCTGCTCCTGGCCGCGCTGTTCGGTATCAACCCCGCCCTCCTTGAGGGCCTGACCGGTACCACCCAGGACCAGACGCAGAGTCAGGCCACGGCTCCGGCCTGCAAGACCGGGGCCGACGCGGACGCCAACCTTGACTGCCGGATCGTGGGCACGGTCAACAGCCTGAACGCGTTCTGGCCGGCGTACCTGGCCCAGTACGGCAAGCAGTATCCGCAACCCAAGACGGTGCTGTTCCGCGGCGCCACCAGCACCGGGTGCGGCAGTGCCACCTCGGAGGTGGGCCCGTTCTACTGCCCCGCGGACCAGACCGCGTACTTTGATCCGGGTTTCTTCCAGGAGCTGGTGGACCGCTTTGGTTCCTCCGGCGGCCCGCTGGCGCAGGAGTACGTGGTGGCGCACGAGTTCGGACACCACGTCCAGAACCTGCTCGGCACCATCGACCGCGCCCAGCAGGACCCCCAGGGACCCGAGTCCGGCGCCGTGCGCACCGAGCTCCAGGCGGACTGCTACGCCGGCCTGTGGGTCCGTTATGCCACCACCACCAAGGATCCCAAGTCCGGCCAGGCGTACCTTGAGCCGCTGACGGACAAGGACCTGCAGGATGCCCTGTCCGCGGCGTCCTCGGTGGGCGATGACCGGATCCAGAAGGCCGCCACGGGCCGGGTCTCCCCCGAGTCGTGGACGCACGGTTCCAGCGCCCAGCGGCAGAAGTGGTTCTACCAGGGCTACAAGACCGGCGACATCAACCAGTGCGACACCTTCAAGGTCGCCACCCCGTAATCCGGTACCCGCATCGATTGCTCCATACCCGCCCTTTTGGCGGCCCAAAAGGGCCGTTGCGGAGCAGTCGATGGGACGACGACGGCGGGCCCACCTCCAGGAGGTGGGCCCGCCGTCGTCGTAGGGGTAAATCAGATGTTGAAGCCGAGGGCGCGCATCTGGTCGCGGCCGTCCTCGGTGATCCGTTCCGGACCCCACGGCGGCATCCACACCCAGTTCAGGCGCCAGTCATCGACAATACCGTCCAGGGCCTTGCCGACCTGCTCCTCGATCACGTCGGTGAGCGGGCAGGCGGCCGTGGTGAGCGTCATGTCGATCAGCAGGGCGCCGTCGTCGTCGGAGTACTTGAGTCCGTAGAGCAGGCCCAGGTCAACGATGTTCACGCCCAGTTCAGGGTCGATCACATCCTTGAGTGCCTCTTCGACATCCTCGAGGCCCGTGCGGGCCGTATTGATTTCGGTCATGGCGTAGTCCTAACTAGGCCTGTGCTGCGGCGTCGGCGGCAGCGATGGTGGCGGCTCCCGCACCGGGAAGGTAGCGGTCGTAGCCTTCTTCTTCGAGGCGGTCGGCCAGCTCCGGGCCGCCCTCTTCGACGACCTTGCCGTCAACGAACACGTGCACGAATTCCGGCTTGATGTAGCGCAGGATCCGGGTGTAGTGCGTGATCAGCAGGGTGCCCATGTTGCCTTCGGCGTGGGCGCGGTTGACGCCCTCGGAGACAACCTTCAGTGCGTCGACGTCGAGGCCGGAGTCGGTCTCGTCGAGGATGGCGAACTTCGGCTTGAAGAGCTCCAGCTGGAGGATCTCCACGCGCTTCTTCTCGCCGCCGGAGAAGCCTTCGTTGACGTTGCGCTGGGTGAAGTCGGCGTCGATGCGCAGCTGCTCCATCGCGGCCTTGACGTCCTTGGTCCAGGTGCGGAGCTTCGGGGCTTCGCCGTCGATCGCGGTCTTCGCGGTGCGCAGGAAGTTGGTCATGCTGACGCCGGGGACCTCGACCGGGTACTGCATGGCCAGGAACAGGCCGGCGCGGGCGCGCTCGTCGACGCTCATCGCCAGGACGTCCT harbors:
- a CDS encoding biotin transporter BioY; its protein translation is MSKTEHSTAATSRPAAGTTSGAGSSPATGRPGRRRRWNATDLGLIAVFAALVAVSAVVPAIPVGALGVPITVQTLAVMLTGLALGPGRAFAAVGLYVLLGLAGLPIFSNGRAGLGVLAGPSAGYILAFPLAAAAVGWLAAVVLRRTTGKVRALALFAAAMAGSIVFVHSLGILGLMVNARLELSKALLADLAFYPGDVIKNILAVSVALALHKAFPDLLVRRARPAGETTARA
- a CDS encoding energy-coupling factor ABC transporter ATP-binding protein, producing MSVVFDRAAVRVAVDGRPDPKTLLEPVSLSLTEHRIGVIGANGSGKSTLLRMVNGLVPPSSGTVAVHGTDTVRGVRAVRRRVGFVFTDPLAQLVMPTGREDVELSLRRSVRNPRERRAQAEAVLDRFGLLPLADQSIYELSGGERQLVALAAVLAVGPDVLVLDEPSTLLDLRNRELLRRTLAGLDQQIILSTHDLDLALDLGRVLVVDAGRIVFDGAPAAAVAHYRALCAADPAPAPPAAGNSAAGESARP
- a CDS encoding energy-coupling factor transporter transmembrane protein EcfT; amino-acid sequence: MRGHGFLLAHYVPGSSPVHRAPLWLKFLLVLACGMASFLVADWAAAAAGLGLLCGVYLFSGAGAARLLRAVRPVLPVLAVIGLYQWWQLGGAPAARIVLNVLVCVVAASILTATTPVQALLDGVASLARPFRRLGADPERFALTIAIMLRSIPFIAGAYADVRDSARARGLDRNPRALVLPVFITTVAFARQTGDALAARGLGEAEEPDGPEVRLV
- a CDS encoding thiolase family protein, which encodes MTSAPGRSRRTGLPADRQPVIIAALRSPLCRAHGALSFLHAHKLLAPVLRRLLSDTGVAAGGVADVVIGNAVGGGGNVARLAALEAGMPVSVPGLTVDRQCGSGLDAIALACRLIASGGGVGGGDIFLAGGVESISTAPLRARPGPGGEPQYFSRARFAPDSHGDPDMGVAAENVAARFGIDRQRQDDYALRSHRRALGAAADGAFAAETVPLPRPSGRVSADDGPRRSLTPAVLPRFPAAFVPGGTVTAGNSCFDADGAAAAVVTSLARAKALGARDGLVLLGKDTAGVDPALLGMGAAVAADRLLAATGVAAGDLGLIEFNEAFAAQVLACLDQLGIDPHRVNLDGGALALGHAYGASGAVLVTRLLAQARREPLDGKLALAMISIAGGMGTAALFEYRSFS
- a CDS encoding class I adenylate-forming enzyme family protein — encoded protein: MPFLDRLQRWADERPDDTAVVVAGQRLSWAGLRDAAAALVPATPAVTVLAEHNSTRFAAAFSAAVAGGRRCAVLDPAWPQQLRDALTARIAETVPAGGAAAGPDSGGELADGDPDAPFLIGLTSGTTAVPKAFTRSRRSWQLSFDSSVEFFGLRPGDRTLAPGPLAASLNLYALAECLYAGSEFHTLAQFDVGDAHAAVSHDGITRLVLVPTMLRLLSERGLAGGVDASGVRSIICAGSKLDARTVEAARRWAPNATIFEYYGAAELSFVAGAGLPPGAAPASGGTGIGLPFPGVELSILDGDGAPVPDGTDGTVYVRSGMVSDGYLWGDDGEALQCLNGWYTVGDQGYLADGVLHLLGRRSDMILTAATNVYPHEVELALGSVPGVAAVVAAGVADELRGQRVVAAVLPSHGGVTGTQLRTGVENLLARNKRPLEYYLLAELPVTDRGKISRPLLLEWIAGGDPHVRRLD
- a CDS encoding neutral zinc metallopeptidase, coding for MSFNDNVQLDPSQVQSRGGMGRGTKIGGGIGGGIVLLLAALFGINPALLEGLTGTTQDQTQSQATAPACKTGADADANLDCRIVGTVNSLNAFWPAYLAQYGKQYPQPKTVLFRGATSTGCGSATSEVGPFYCPADQTAYFDPGFFQELVDRFGSSGGPLAQEYVVAHEFGHHVQNLLGTIDRAQQDPQGPESGAVRTELQADCYAGLWVRYATTTKDPKSGQAYLEPLTDKDLQDALSAASSVGDDRIQKAATGRVSPESWTHGSSAQRQKWFYQGYKTGDINQCDTFKVATP
- a CDS encoding metal-sulfur cluster assembly factor codes for the protein MTEINTARTGLEDVEEALKDVIDPELGVNIVDLGLLYGLKYSDDDGALLIDMTLTTAACPLTDVIEEQVGKALDGIVDDWRLNWVWMPPWGPERITEDGRDQMRALGFNI
- the sufC gene encoding Fe-S cluster assembly ATPase SufC, with protein sequence MSTLEIKDLHVSIDTEQGTKEILKGVSLTIKTGQTHAIMGPNGSGKSTLASTIAGHPRYNVTSGTITLDGEDVLAMSVDERARAGLFLAMQYPVEVPGVSMTNFLRTAKTAIDGEAPKLRTWTKDVKAAMEQLRIDADFTQRNVNEGFSGGEKKRVEILQLELFKPKFAILDETDSGLDVDALKVVSEGVNRAHAEGNMGTLLITHYTRILRYIKPEFVHVFVDGKVVEEGGPELADRLEEEGYDRYLPGAGAATIAAADAAAQA